In the Deinococcus budaensis genome, one interval contains:
- a CDS encoding GNAT family N-acetyltransferase, with product MIPAPPDEWLRPVPLAGRFVRLTPLTEAHAADLHAGADEATSALLARGGPDSPTVEGWAAYIARLGALPDRLNWAVMMEERAVGRISYSEVRPGDRWVEIGTMLVPAAQGTAANPEAKLLLLTRAFEVLGAGRVQFKVDARNARSLRALERLGAVREGTLRQYQRRPDGHARDSVMFSVLSSEWPGVKAGLQARLAAFAQTAPG from the coding sequence ATGATCCCGGCTCCGCCTGACGAGTGGCTGCGGCCCGTGCCGCTGGCCGGACGCTTCGTGCGCCTGACGCCGTTGACCGAAGCGCACGCGGCCGACCTGCACGCGGGGGCCGACGAGGCCACCTCCGCCCTGCTCGCACGCGGCGGTCCCGACTCCCCGACGGTGGAGGGCTGGGCCGCGTACATCGCGCGGCTGGGCGCGCTGCCGGACCGCCTGAACTGGGCGGTGATGATGGAAGAGCGGGCCGTGGGCCGCATCAGCTACAGCGAGGTCCGCCCCGGCGACCGCTGGGTGGAGATCGGCACCATGCTGGTTCCCGCCGCGCAGGGCACCGCTGCCAACCCGGAAGCCAAGCTGCTGCTGCTGACCCGCGCGTTCGAGGTGCTGGGCGCGGGCCGGGTGCAGTTCAAGGTCGACGCCCGCAACGCCCGCAGCCTGCGTGCGCTGGAGCGCCTGGGCGCTGTGCGGGAAGGCACGCTGCGGCAATACCAGCGGCGCCCCGACGGCCACGCCCGCGACAGCGTGATGTTCAGTGTGCTGAGCAGCGAGTGGCCGGGGGTCAAGGCAGGCTTGCAGGCACGGCTGGCAGCCTTCGCGCAGACGGCGCCCGGTTGA
- a CDS encoding histidine kinase N-terminal 7TM domain-containing diguanylate cyclase, with amino-acid sequence MSSGPETTYAAWLGVTGISALTTAAFAWDRRSAPGALPLALLLLCISLWTLTYALHWLSAAPAEQAFWLDATFFGVSGAPVCVWLMTRAFTQPGVPLRPAAWSLLLAVPGVTWALLLGGDPGGMLFGSAATLQAHTRLGGGPWFTVVALHSYAMLGLSALRLAQFFRRASGIYRRQAGVLLAGLCLPWVVNVQSVLGEPPFPGLDLTPMLFLVTALVFLWGLLRFGLLDLVPVARHQLIEQMREGVVVLDRAERVVDLNAAAQQLVDRARPSPIGQPAAEVFEQWGAALASLGGLGERTTELTLGRLHLEVRVSPLRDRRGRVQGHVVVWRDVTTRRRAEAALRQAHEQLQLRMTEIERLQAELREQSVRDPLTGLHNRRYLEDALGAALGQARDEGGPFSVVLLDIDHFKRINDTLGHLGGDAVLRAVARYLRGAVTPDQTVCRYGGEEFVVVLPGLGAPAAAQRAEQWRRGIAALGTDHAHAAPVTVSVSLGLASYPAHGADPESVLLAADEALYRAKTLGRNQWQLAPEAVPAVLGARATGAEATPAAPD; translated from the coding sequence ATGAGTTCCGGCCCGGAGACCACCTACGCGGCCTGGCTGGGGGTGACGGGGATCAGCGCCCTGACGACCGCCGCCTTTGCCTGGGACCGCCGCAGCGCCCCGGGCGCGCTGCCGCTCGCGCTGCTGCTGCTGTGCATCAGCCTCTGGACCCTGACCTACGCCCTGCACTGGTTGAGCGCGGCTCCGGCGGAGCAGGCCTTCTGGCTGGACGCGACCTTTTTTGGGGTGAGCGGCGCGCCGGTGTGCGTCTGGTTGATGACCCGGGCCTTTACCCAGCCGGGCGTGCCCCTGCGGCCCGCGGCCTGGAGCCTGCTGCTCGCCGTTCCGGGCGTGACTTGGGCGCTGCTGCTGGGCGGGGACCCCGGCGGGATGCTGTTCGGCTCCGCCGCGACGCTTCAGGCCCACACCCGCCTGGGGGGCGGGCCGTGGTTCACGGTGGTGGCCCTGCACAGCTACGCGATGCTCGGCCTGAGTGCGCTGCGGCTGGCGCAGTTTTTTCGGCGCGCGTCGGGCATCTACCGGCGTCAGGCGGGCGTGCTGCTCGCGGGGCTGTGTCTGCCGTGGGTGGTCAATGTCCAGAGCGTGCTGGGCGAGCCGCCCTTTCCGGGGCTGGACCTCACGCCCATGCTGTTTCTGGTCACGGCGCTGGTGTTCTTGTGGGGCCTGCTGAGATTCGGGTTGCTCGACCTCGTGCCGGTGGCGCGGCATCAACTGATCGAGCAGATGCGCGAGGGCGTGGTGGTGCTCGACCGCGCCGAGCGCGTGGTGGACCTGAACGCCGCCGCCCAGCAGCTGGTGGACCGCGCGCGGCCCTCACCCATCGGGCAGCCTGCCGCCGAGGTCTTCGAGCAGTGGGGCGCGGCGCTGGCCTCGCTGGGCGGCCTGGGCGAGCGGACCACTGAGCTGACGCTGGGCAGGCTTCATCTGGAGGTGCGCGTCTCGCCGCTGCGCGACCGGCGCGGGCGGGTGCAGGGCCACGTCGTGGTCTGGCGCGACGTGACCACCCGCCGACGGGCCGAGGCGGCGCTGAGGCAGGCCCACGAGCAGCTGCAACTGCGGATGACCGAGATCGAGCGTCTTCAGGCCGAACTGCGCGAGCAGAGCGTCCGCGATCCCTTGACCGGCCTGCACAACCGCCGCTACCTCGAAGACGCCCTGGGCGCCGCGCTGGGGCAGGCCCGCGACGAGGGCGGGCCGTTCAGCGTGGTGCTGCTGGACATCGACCATTTCAAGCGGATCAACGACACCCTGGGGCACCTCGGCGGGGACGCCGTGCTGCGGGCCGTCGCCCGTTACCTGCGCGGGGCCGTGACGCCCGACCAGACGGTCTGCCGCTACGGCGGGGAGGAATTCGTGGTGGTGCTGCCCGGCCTGGGCGCCCCGGCGGCGGCGCAGCGGGCCGAACAGTGGCGGCGCGGGATCGCCGCGCTGGGCACCGACCACGCGCACGCGGCGCCGGTGACGGTCTCGGTGTCGCTGGGGCTGGCAAGTTACCCCGCCCACGGCGCCGACCCCGAAAGCGTGCTGCTGGCCGCCGACGAGGCCCTCTACCGCGCCAAGACCCTGGGCCGCAACCAGTGGCAGCTGGCGCCGGAGGCGGTCCCGGCGGTTCTGGGGGCGCGGGCGACGGGGGCAGAGGCCACGCCCGCCGCGCCCGATTGA
- a CDS encoding TetR/AcrR family transcriptional regulator: MARRVNPIQDRARRAALERAAYLAIYERGYAGVTLADIAGHAGVSKGTLAYHFGSRAGLLAAVMRRFTRTVTVATRRALRQAGTPEAKLAAYVENQFYGVENTRRFSTVSLDFLAAATRDPALMAVQRDFQRETLTLDLEVARLAGEAGAGTRARLLRALVEGLSVRFLADPDPDLAAYRAECLRGLRAILGWASGAA; encoded by the coding sequence ATGGCGCGGCGCGTGAACCCCATTCAGGACCGGGCACGCCGCGCGGCGCTGGAGCGGGCGGCGTACCTGGCGATCTACGAGCGCGGCTACGCGGGCGTGACCCTGGCCGATATCGCCGGGCACGCCGGGGTCAGCAAGGGGACCCTGGCCTACCACTTCGGCAGCCGGGCCGGGCTGCTCGCGGCGGTGATGCGCCGCTTTACCCGCACGGTCACGGTCGCCACACGCCGGGCGCTGCGGCAGGCGGGCACCCCGGAGGCCAAGCTCGCCGCCTACGTCGAAAACCAGTTCTACGGGGTCGAGAACACCCGGCGCTTTTCCACCGTGTCGCTGGACTTCCTGGCGGCCGCCACCCGCGACCCCGCCCTGATGGCCGTGCAGCGCGACTTTCAGCGCGAGACGCTGACGCTGGACCTCGAAGTCGCGCGGCTGGCAGGCGAGGCGGGCGCCGGGACGCGGGCGCGGCTGCTGCGGGCGCTGGTCGAGGGTCTCAGCGTGCGCTTCCTGGCCGACCCCGACCCCGACCTGGCCGCCTACCGCGCCGAGTGTCTGCGCGGCCTGCGGGCGATTCTGGGGTGGGCCTCCGGGGCTGCCTGA
- a CDS encoding helical backbone metal receptor — translation MRLASLTASNSDILAALGASAWVVAADHHSDAPGLEGALRVGPDLGIDVAALARTRPELVLASLSVPGMERVVDAVRAAGLPTLVLDPVSVPDTLADIRTIGAAIGLPERAERVAAALEADLRDLSRAYPRPPRVLVEWWPRPIIAATRESWVTDLLAGLGAVNALAERPGRSSPLTLDEVQAARPDLIVCSWCGAKKLRPEVIEARGLGVPVVAVPESGLGRPGPRLLEGARQVAAALAALPVARREAQAQR, via the coding sequence ATGCGCCTCGCCTCCCTGACCGCCAGCAACTCGGACATCCTCGCGGCGCTGGGGGCCTCGGCCTGGGTCGTGGCGGCCGATCACCACAGCGACGCGCCGGGACTGGAAGGCGCGCTGCGGGTCGGCCCCGACCTGGGCATCGACGTGGCGGCGCTGGCCCGGACCCGGCCCGAGCTGGTGCTGGCGAGCCTCAGCGTGCCGGGGATGGAGCGGGTGGTGGACGCCGTGCGGGCGGCGGGCCTGCCCACCCTGGTCCTCGACCCGGTCAGCGTGCCGGACACCCTGGCCGACATCCGGACCATCGGGGCGGCCATCGGCCTGCCGGAGCGGGCCGAACGGGTGGCCGCCGCGCTGGAGGCCGACCTGCGCGACCTGTCCCGCGCCTATCCCCGGCCGCCCCGGGTGCTGGTCGAGTGGTGGCCCCGCCCGATCATCGCCGCGACGCGCGAGTCGTGGGTGACCGACCTGCTGGCCGGGCTGGGGGCGGTCAATGCCCTGGCGGAGCGCCCGGGCCGCAGCTCACCCCTCACGCTCGATGAGGTCCAGGCCGCGCGCCCCGACCTGATCGTCTGCTCGTGGTGCGGCGCGAAAAAACTGCGCCCGGAGGTGATCGAGGCGCGCGGCCTGGGCGTCCCGGTCGTGGCAGTGCCCGAAAGCGGGCTGGGCCGCCCCGGTCCCCGGCTGCTGGAGGGCGCGCGGCAGGTGGCGGCGGCGCTGGCGGCGCTGCCGGTGGCGCGGCGGGAGGCGCAGGCGCAGCGCTGA